The Candidatus Anaeroferrophillus wilburensis region GCTATACCGAGGAGAAGACCGTGTATAAGGCCCTTATCGACGGTTCCGCCAAAATGTATATTGCCAAACCCTGGGATAATGCCAAGCTGAAAAGCCTGATTGCCCAGCTGCTGACCATTGAAGAAACCCTGTGCCAGGAAAAGCTGCTGGAGGTGATCAACACCATTGATGAACTGCCGACCCTGCCCTCGGTCTACCAGGAGATCATGAGCCTCATCGAGGAGAATGCCGATTTCAACAGAATTGTCGAGGTGGTGGAGAAGGATCCGGCAATCACCGCCAAGGTGCTGCAGGTGGCCAATTCTGCCTATTTCCGCAACAAGACAGCCTCGCTGAAGCGGGCGGCGGTGTATATCGGGCTCATGAACCTCAAGGATATCGTTCTTGGTTGTTCTGTTTTCCAGGTCCTGACCGGCAAGCAGGCGGGCAAGCTCAGCCTTGAAAATATCTGGGAACACTCCCTGCGCTCCAACCAGATGGTTCATCAATTCTATGAGCGGGTTCACGATGAAAAGATCGACGACACCAAGGCAAGCGCGGGACTGCTCCATGATATTGGCTTCCTGGTGATGCTCCGCTATTTTCCGGAGCAATTTGCCGCAATTATGGAGCGCCACCAGCACCAGCCGGCGGTGCCTTTGATCAGCATTGAACAGGAGGTCATGGGAGTCAATCACGCTCAACTGGGTGCCTACCTGCTCAACTGGTGGAACATGCCGCAGCCGATCATAGAAGCGACCCTCTATCACCATGAACCGGAAAGCGATGCGGTAGTTGATCGGGAACTTGTCAGTCAGCTTGCCCTGGCCGATGCCATTTCCCTTGCTGCCATCGACCCGTCACTGGCGGGGGAGGTCAGCCCCCGGGTGATGGAGCTGACCGGCATCCCGGAGGCTCTGGCAGCCCAGTTCCTACAGCAGTATGCTAATAATTAAAAATTTTTGGAGAAGATAATGACAATGCAGGCGAAGGTGCTGGTTGTTGATGATGAACCGTCAGTATTAAAGGCCATCCAAAGAATTTTCCGCCACTCCGACATGATTCATCTGATCCTGTCGGGCGATCCG contains the following coding sequences:
- a CDS encoding HDOD domain-containing protein, whose amino-acid sequence is MEKKAILFVDDEMSILRSLKRSFLDSGYQLYFADSGEKALAALSASHIDMVVSDMRMPGMDGYELLKEVKKYHPEVVRLILSGYTEEKTVYKALIDGSAKMYIAKPWDNAKLKSLIAQLLTIEETLCQEKLLEVINTIDELPTLPSVYQEIMSLIEENADFNRIVEVVEKDPAITAKVLQVANSAYFRNKTASLKRAAVYIGLMNLKDIVLGCSVFQVLTGKQAGKLSLENIWEHSLRSNQMVHQFYERVHDEKIDDTKASAGLLHDIGFLVMLRYFPEQFAAIMERHQHQPAVPLISIEQEVMGVNHAQLGAYLLNWWNMPQPIIEATLYHHEPESDAVVDRELVSQLALADAISLAAIDPSLAGEVSPRVMELTGIPEALAAQFLQQYANN